Proteins from a genomic interval of Sphingobacterium sp. SYP-B4668:
- a CDS encoding ABC transporter permease, which produces MKLLWELIIREFKLFNNNKVLRILFIGAPILYGVLIGNVYKKGKVTDLPIIVVDEDRSPMSAKLIDMFNESEVIYVSDILHDNFNSRQLALEKEATVVVNIPRGFMSNINQNRQTEVAVFVDASNTLTSNYAMLAVNVCAATMKAGIQIEAQKKKGVPGYIASQQYEPFKTTIIKQNIRSGNYLYFMLPGVLMTVFQQILLLGLALSFASEFESNTFKQLLTKSSNPFTLIFVKVFPYLLMSIGVMALYYGFALFYNIPIDVEVWPFILSTTLFILAASFIGILVSIAVPNQLKATEILMVIATPSFILSGFTWPLSQMPQWVQTIADAIPLTHYLKIFRLLFIEHAPAHLIRQPMVALAIIAAVCFLLSLLLLYVKIRKHKKLISNE; this is translated from the coding sequence ATGAAACTACTTTGGGAATTGATTATACGTGAATTCAAACTCTTTAACAACAATAAGGTACTGCGTATTCTATTTATCGGTGCACCTATTCTTTACGGGGTTTTAATCGGCAATGTGTACAAAAAAGGGAAAGTGACCGATTTACCCATTATTGTGGTGGATGAGGATCGCTCTCCCATGAGCGCAAAGTTGATCGATATGTTTAATGAAAGCGAAGTGATATATGTATCTGATATCCTCCATGATAATTTTAACTCACGCCAACTGGCACTGGAGAAAGAGGCTACCGTTGTGGTCAATATACCCCGAGGCTTTATGTCGAATATCAATCAGAATCGACAGACCGAAGTAGCTGTATTTGTAGATGCTTCGAATACCTTGACCTCCAACTACGCTATGCTTGCCGTAAATGTCTGTGCCGCCACCATGAAGGCCGGAATTCAGATTGAAGCACAAAAGAAAAAAGGAGTGCCTGGCTACATTGCTTCCCAGCAATATGAACCCTTTAAAACCACCATTATCAAGCAAAATATCAGAAGTGGGAATTATCTGTATTTTATGCTTCCTGGCGTCCTGATGACTGTATTTCAGCAGATTCTTTTGCTGGGGCTCGCCCTATCTTTCGCATCTGAATTTGAGAGTAATACATTTAAGCAATTGCTTACAAAAAGCTCAAACCCTTTCACCTTAATATTTGTCAAGGTCTTCCCATACCTTTTGATGTCCATAGGTGTGATGGCCTTATACTACGGATTTGCCCTATTCTACAACATTCCTATTGATGTAGAGGTATGGCCTTTTATTTTATCTACTACTTTATTCATTCTTGCGGCTAGCTTTATAGGTATTTTGGTGAGTATTGCCGTACCCAATCAGCTGAAAGCAACAGAGATATTAATGGTCATTGCTACACCTAGTTTTATCCTCAGCGGTTTCACTTGGCCCCTTAGCCAAATGCCTCAGTGGGTACAGACTATTGCCGATGCCATTCCCCTGACCCATTATCTCAAGATTTTTAGACTCCTATTTATAGAGCATGCCCCCGCTCATCTGATTAGACAACCTATGGTTGCGTTGGCAATTATTGCGGCAGTTTGTTTCTTATTGTCTCTCCTATTGCTTTACGTCAAAATACGAAAGCACAAGAAGCTCATCTCAAACGAATAA
- a CDS encoding TetR/AcrR family transcriptional regulator, which produces MSKKEEVKRKIGKSAMECFAKFGLDKTTLEDIAKAVGLNKTSLYYYYKSKEDIFIEVALAEGEHYIHALQQATLQKEGIENRTAFYLESRFNYYKNVLNMNRVSVESMGKLLPRFFDLYDALMVREKAFLTQLLEQAVKAGELDLADPTNTASVLINFSNALKHSVEQQAMLKRESEIDYTQSLQDTKFLVSLIFKGIKK; this is translated from the coding sequence ATGAGTAAGAAAGAAGAAGTAAAGAGAAAAATTGGGAAATCGGCCATGGAATGTTTTGCAAAATTCGGTCTTGACAAGACAACGCTTGAAGACATTGCCAAAGCTGTAGGCCTCAATAAGACGTCACTATATTATTATTATAAGAGCAAAGAAGATATATTTATTGAAGTAGCACTGGCTGAGGGAGAGCATTACATACACGCCCTTCAACAAGCTACTTTACAGAAGGAGGGCATTGAAAACCGGACAGCCTTCTATCTCGAATCACGATTCAATTACTACAAGAATGTATTGAACATGAATCGGGTTTCTGTAGAGTCTATGGGTAAATTATTACCCCGATTCTTCGATTTATATGATGCACTGATGGTACGAGAAAAGGCATTCTTAACACAACTCCTAGAGCAAGCTGTAAAAGCTGGGGAGTTAGATTTAGCCGACCCTACAAACACCGCTTCCGTACTCATCAACTTTTCTAACGCTTTAAAACACAGTGTAGAGCAACAGGCCATGCTCAAACGGGAGTCCGAAATTGACTACACGCAAAGCCTTCAGGATACAAAATTTTTGGTATCGCTGATTTTTAAAGGAATAAAAAAGTAG
- a CDS encoding efflux RND transporter periplasmic adaptor subunit, which translates to MKKKSVIYLLIILGVFAIGYVLFFKKDKTKTASVQDTKGKSSMLTAEAIVVTPTEFDNVLSLSGTIDADEKLEVRSEVSGRVDKIYFNEGQRISQGQVLVKIDDIELQAQLKQAQTSNQLTSENERRAKLLLAKGAISQEEYDIASAAFKTSQAQIQLIQAQISKTIIRAPFSGSIGLRNISPGTIISSTTLITNLVKDNRVKVTFSVPEKYASQLKTNSRVEFTVSNNARTFEANIYAIEPEVALATRTMTVRAYAQNPEGKLIVGSYANVLLPLNDSVNAISIPTEAIVPVQDGKNVFVFANGKAKQVAVETGNRTEKDIVVLSGLKSGDTVLTTGVLSLKDGSEVKVTLKK; encoded by the coding sequence ATGAAAAAAAAGTCCGTCATCTACCTCTTGATTATCCTTGGCGTGTTCGCAATCGGCTATGTTCTGTTTTTCAAAAAAGATAAAACTAAAACGGCTTCAGTGCAGGACACTAAAGGTAAATCTTCCATGCTTACCGCAGAAGCTATCGTAGTCACCCCCACAGAATTTGACAATGTACTCTCGTTGTCAGGTACTATAGATGCAGATGAAAAGCTCGAAGTCAGAAGTGAAGTGAGTGGTAGGGTAGACAAAATATACTTCAATGAAGGGCAGCGTATATCTCAAGGACAGGTATTGGTAAAAATAGATGATATCGAGTTACAAGCCCAACTAAAGCAAGCACAGACTAGCAACCAATTGACTTCTGAGAATGAAAGAAGAGCGAAACTCTTGCTAGCGAAAGGCGCAATCAGTCAGGAAGAATATGATATTGCAAGTGCAGCATTTAAGACATCACAAGCTCAAATCCAGTTAATCCAAGCACAAATCTCAAAAACGATTATTCGTGCACCTTTTAGTGGTAGCATAGGTCTACGAAATATATCTCCAGGAACCATTATTTCATCTACAACATTGATTACAAACCTGGTCAAGGACAATCGTGTTAAAGTGACCTTTTCGGTTCCAGAGAAGTATGCCAGTCAACTCAAGACCAATTCACGAGTTGAATTTACAGTTTCCAACAACGCTAGGACCTTCGAGGCAAACATATATGCTATTGAGCCAGAAGTTGCTCTGGCTACCAGAACGATGACCGTACGCGCATACGCACAAAATCCAGAAGGGAAACTCATCGTGGGTTCATATGCAAATGTGTTGCTCCCCCTTAATGACAGTGTCAATGCCATATCTATACCAACAGAGGCCATTGTCCCTGTTCAGGATGGAAAGAATGTATTTGTATTCGCAAATGGAAAAGCCAAACAGGTGGCTGTCGAGACGGGAAACCGTACTGAGAAAGATATTGTGGTGCTGTCTGGATTAAAAAGCGGAGATACCGTGTTGACCACTGGTGTATTATCGCTCAAAGATGGTTCAGAGGTAAAGGTGACACTTAAGAAATAG
- the pckA gene encoding phosphoenolpyruvate carboxykinase (ATP) — protein sequence MATEKLVKLDLGYLNILNDQEVNYQLDVPTLVEHAIYNGEGTLSNSGALNAKTGKFTGRAPKDRYIVNDRITENEVWWGDINQPISQEAFDILKSKITQHLSVSKRLYVRDAKAGADPRYGISLRVITETAYQNVFANNLFIRPTQILNGEIPEWTIMVAPSLMLDTIDGLEVKNRNFVILNFTEKIVLIAGTGYTGEIKKSVFSILNFILPKEHDVLSMHCSANKSKDGETALYFGLSGTGKTTLSADRSRLLIGDDEHGWSADGVFNFEGGCYAKCIGLTAEKEPEIFNAVQFGALLENVVYRDNSRIPDYENVSITENTRVSYPIEFMEGADLSGIGGVPKHIFFLTADAFGVLPPISLLNTEQAMYHFISGYTAKVAGTEVGVVEPMATFSACFGQAFLPLHPERYAEILKSKLIMDPSICVWLVNTGWIKGPYGVGHRIKLSYTRSLIRAAMCGMLQDMDFRKHHIFGLRFPTSCEGIPDDILDAKKLWKNDDAYDIQANKLAALFISNMHKYDLNEEILAGGPQPQKVNVEV from the coding sequence ATGGCTACGGAAAAATTAGTCAAACTTGATTTGGGTTATCTGAACATCTTAAATGATCAAGAGGTAAACTATCAACTCGACGTACCAACGTTAGTTGAACATGCAATTTATAATGGAGAAGGGACACTTTCCAACTCGGGTGCGCTAAATGCAAAAACTGGAAAATTTACTGGACGAGCACCAAAGGATCGTTATATCGTAAATGACCGAATTACCGAAAATGAGGTGTGGTGGGGTGATATCAATCAACCAATTTCGCAAGAGGCCTTCGATATTTTAAAATCCAAAATCACACAGCACCTTAGTGTATCCAAAAGACTATATGTTAGAGATGCAAAAGCTGGCGCCGACCCTCGCTATGGTATCTCTTTGCGCGTAATTACGGAAACGGCCTATCAAAACGTATTTGCCAATAATTTATTCATAAGACCTACGCAAATTCTAAACGGCGAGATACCTGAATGGACAATCATGGTAGCGCCTTCCTTAATGTTGGATACGATAGACGGTTTAGAAGTCAAGAATCGCAATTTTGTAATTCTCAATTTTACGGAGAAAATCGTTTTGATTGCAGGTACAGGTTATACAGGCGAAATCAAAAAAAGCGTATTCTCCATATTGAATTTTATACTCCCGAAGGAGCATGATGTGCTTTCGATGCATTGCTCAGCAAACAAAAGCAAAGACGGTGAAACGGCTCTGTATTTCGGGCTGTCCGGTACAGGAAAGACCACCTTGTCTGCAGATCGAAGCCGATTGTTGATCGGAGATGATGAGCACGGGTGGTCAGCCGATGGGGTGTTTAACTTCGAAGGAGGCTGCTATGCCAAATGTATAGGTTTGACAGCGGAGAAGGAACCCGAGATTTTCAATGCGGTCCAATTCGGAGCACTTTTGGAAAACGTAGTTTATCGGGATAATAGTCGAATCCCAGATTATGAGAATGTGTCCATTACTGAAAATACAAGAGTGTCCTATCCTATTGAATTCATGGAAGGGGCCGACTTATCAGGTATTGGGGGCGTACCCAAACATATATTTTTCCTGACAGCCGATGCCTTTGGCGTATTACCCCCTATTTCGTTGTTGAACACGGAGCAGGCGATGTATCATTTTATATCTGGGTATACCGCTAAAGTAGCGGGTACGGAGGTGGGAGTGGTGGAGCCTATGGCAACTTTCTCCGCATGTTTTGGTCAAGCATTTCTACCATTACATCCAGAGCGATATGCCGAAATATTAAAATCAAAGCTTATCATGGACCCTTCTATATGTGTGTGGCTAGTCAATACGGGATGGATTAAAGGTCCGTATGGAGTAGGGCATAGGATTAAGCTGAGCTATACCCGTAGTTTGATTAGGGCGGCCATGTGCGGGATGCTCCAAGATATGGACTTTAGAAAACATCATATCTTCGGATTGAGATTCCCAACTTCCTGCGAGGGTATACCTGATGATATCTTGGATGCTAAAAAGCTATGGAAAAATGACGATGCCTATGACATACAGGCAAACAAGCTCGCAGCATTGTTCATCTCCAATATGCATAAATACGATTTGAATGAGGAAATATTGGCAGGAGGACCTCAGCCTCAGAAAGTAAATGTAGAAGTATAA
- a CDS encoding OmpA family protein, giving the protein MKHPIIPVAILFSGLLMTGCVSSGKFKGLQLDYDKLQTEHRDLGQKYQQGQLELAEGRTRIKSLEEQLAYEKANNAQLKEAYASLQKSLDNSINQNSQGNVNISKLVDEINASNKYIQHLVNTKNKSDSLNMVLTNNLTRSLSREEMKDVDVQVLKGVVYISLSDNMLYKSGSYEISDKAGETLSKIAKIIQDYRDYEVLIEGNTDSDPISKPNIRNNWDLSALRASSVVQALQSTYGVDPKRLTAGGRGEYNPIADNATANGKMRNRRTQIIITPKLDQFMELIDKAPETDTVNTVDGM; this is encoded by the coding sequence ATGAAACATCCAATAATACCAGTCGCTATCTTATTCTCTGGTCTGTTAATGACAGGCTGTGTGAGTAGCGGTAAATTCAAAGGATTGCAATTAGACTATGACAAGCTGCAGACCGAGCACCGTGACCTTGGACAAAAATACCAACAAGGCCAATTGGAACTCGCCGAAGGTCGTACACGTATAAAGAGCCTCGAAGAGCAGTTGGCCTATGAAAAAGCGAATAATGCCCAGTTGAAAGAGGCCTATGCATCGTTGCAGAAGTCATTGGACAATAGTATTAATCAAAATTCACAGGGAAATGTGAATATTTCCAAATTGGTGGATGAAATCAACGCGTCTAATAAGTATATCCAACATTTGGTTAATACTAAAAATAAGAGTGACTCTTTAAATATGGTTTTGACAAACAATCTAACACGATCTTTGAGCAGGGAAGAAATGAAAGATGTAGATGTACAGGTCTTAAAAGGAGTGGTCTATATTTCATTGTCTGATAACATGCTCTACAAATCTGGAAGTTATGAGATTTCAGATAAGGCGGGAGAGACGCTGAGTAAAATCGCGAAAATCATCCAGGATTATAGAGATTATGAAGTGCTGATTGAAGGTAATACCGATTCTGATCCTATTTCTAAGCCAAATATTCGTAATAATTGGGATTTAAGCGCATTACGTGCATCTTCAGTAGTACAAGCTTTGCAATCTACTTATGGGGTTGATCCTAAACGATTGACAGCTGGTGGACGCGGAGAGTATAACCCAATCGCTGATAATGCGACTGCTAATGGTAAAATGAGAAACAGAAGGACACAGATCATTATTACACCTAAGCTAGATCAATTTATGGAGTTGATAGATAAGGCTCCTGAAACGGATACTGTAAATACTGTTGACGGGATGTAG
- a CDS encoding TolC family protein, protein MLHKLTLLIILCYLSAIGNAQELLTIEQAVSITLENNFDIKIAKNNTRIDEQNRSLGNAGILPRVTGNFTRNNSIQNSRQVRADGQVQELNNAKNDNMNYGVSLNWTIFDGFKMFAKYDQLKEIQKQGEAEVRYAILTQVSEIIATYYTLVQQQKMIRALDTAIDLSQYRLTMAQNRFEIGKAAKLEVLNAQVDLNADKTTLLQQQEQYANSKTYMNQLMARDLGITFRVEDSVAINDDLKLGELLGTAENQNPQIQLAVINKRISEYNLKQIKGERYPIISLNSGYNFNESHSSLGFATENKGRGFNYGVSASVNIFNGFLQNRNEKIAKIEIENSELQIGQQKQTIQSQITSLFQTYITNLDLVQLERSNEELAKENLDITFEKFKIGTITTLEVRTAQLNYINTMVRSYTAQYQAKLSEIRLKELAGNAF, encoded by the coding sequence ATGCTACACAAACTCACCTTACTCATAATACTTTGTTACCTTTCCGCTATAGGGAATGCACAAGAATTATTGACTATCGAACAAGCCGTGTCTATCACACTTGAGAATAATTTTGACATTAAAATTGCCAAAAATAATACCCGCATTGACGAGCAAAATCGCAGTTTGGGAAATGCGGGAATATTGCCTAGAGTCACAGGAAATTTCACCCGTAACAATTCTATCCAGAACTCTAGACAGGTAAGGGCGGATGGGCAAGTGCAGGAGCTTAATAACGCTAAAAATGACAATATGAACTACGGCGTGAGTCTCAATTGGACCATTTTCGATGGCTTCAAGATGTTTGCGAAATATGATCAATTAAAAGAGATTCAAAAGCAGGGAGAAGCTGAGGTTAGGTATGCAATCTTGACTCAAGTCAGTGAGATTATTGCCACTTACTATACGCTTGTACAGCAACAAAAGATGATTCGAGCATTGGACACAGCTATAGACCTCTCTCAATATAGACTCACTATGGCTCAAAACCGGTTTGAGATTGGTAAAGCCGCAAAGCTCGAAGTTTTGAATGCACAGGTCGATTTAAATGCTGATAAAACCACTTTACTACAGCAACAGGAGCAATACGCCAACAGCAAAACGTATATGAACCAGCTTATGGCAAGGGACCTAGGCATTACATTTAGGGTGGAGGATTCTGTGGCTATAAACGATGACCTCAAACTTGGAGAATTATTGGGAACGGCTGAAAATCAAAATCCACAAATTCAACTTGCAGTTATCAACAAACGCATTTCGGAGTACAATCTCAAACAGATAAAAGGCGAACGCTACCCTATTATCTCGCTCAATAGCGGGTATAATTTCAACGAGTCCCATTCTTCCCTTGGATTTGCAACAGAAAATAAAGGTCGCGGATTTAACTACGGTGTGAGCGCATCTGTCAATATCTTTAATGGATTTCTTCAGAATCGAAATGAGAAAATTGCCAAAATCGAGATAGAAAATTCGGAACTACAAATTGGCCAGCAAAAGCAGACTATCCAATCGCAAATTACTTCGCTCTTCCAGACTTACATCACCAATTTAGATTTGGTACAACTGGAACGTAGCAATGAAGAACTGGCAAAAGAGAATCTCGATATTACCTTCGAGAAATTTAAGATAGGAACGATTACCACTTTGGAGGTTCGGACAGCCCAACTCAACTACATCAACACCATGGTCAGGAGCTACACCGCGCAGTACCAAGCTAAGCTATCCGAAATAAGATTAAAGGAGCTCGCTGGCAACGCATTTTAA
- a CDS encoding efflux RND transporter permease subunit, whose protein sequence is MNLSAIFIKRPVLTIVVNLTIMLFGYIGYSFLGVREYPSIDPAIVSVRTNYAGANPDIIESQITEPLEKSINSIDGIRNITSSSNQGSSNISIEFELEKNLEEAANDVRDKVSQALRSLPQDIDAPPVVSKADADSEPIITLTIQSELRDNLALSDFAENVVGERLQTIPGVSSVQIWGQQRYAMRLWFDPTKLSAYGITVADVRSALTAQNVELPSGKIVGKNTELTVKTVGNLSTEKEFDNIIIKSDNERVVKFSDIGYAKLQAENLETKMVSAGKQLVGVAIIPQPGTNYIDIANDFYKLLDQLKEDMPEDIILNVAADNTTFIKRSVVEVAETLLISIILVTLIIYFFFRDWGIALRPLLDIPVSLIATFFIMYLCGFSINVLTLLAIVLATGLVVDDGIVVTENIFKKVEEGMSPIQAALKGSKEIFFAVISISITLAAVFLPVIFLQGFVGRLFREFGVVIASAVLVSAFVSLTLTPMLNAYLIKGTGHEKSKFYIWTEPFFEKMNTGYALMLGKFMKAKWISFPILAICFIIIGIIFSSIKKETAPYDDRSNVNMSITGPEGASFEYMDRYMRELDKLVYDSVPENKISLVMTSPSFGSGSVNNGRVRMTLVDPSERTRSQDQIANELTKWTKQYDGIKTSVSQRPTISVNRRGGLPIQYIIQAQNFDKLREKVPAFMEEINNDPTFSVTDINLKFNKPELHVSIDRAKAQSMGISVLDISQTLQMSLSGQRFGYFMKDGKQYQVIGQIEDDRRATPFDLTSIFVKNNQGNLVQLDNLVQLQEESSPPQLYHNNRYMSATVSAGLAPGMSMSDGIAAMDRAKDKVLDETFTTDLSGESRDFVESSSNTMFAFGLALLLIYLILAAQFESFLDPFIIILTVPMAVAGALISLWLFGQTWNIFSQIGTIMLIGLVTKNGILIVEFANQLREEGMPKFEAIMHSAESRLRPILMTSLAIALGALPIALSFGAAATSRIGMGVVIVGGTIFSLILTLFVIPAIYLMWSRAKKHRPEFDNIEV, encoded by the coding sequence ATGAATCTTTCTGCCATATTTATCAAAAGACCCGTACTGACCATTGTCGTTAACTTGACGATTATGCTCTTCGGGTATATAGGTTATAGTTTTTTAGGTGTCCGTGAGTATCCATCCATAGACCCCGCCATTGTCTCTGTACGTACCAATTACGCCGGTGCAAACCCCGACATCATCGAATCCCAGATTACAGAACCCCTCGAGAAGTCCATTAACTCCATTGATGGCATACGTAATATCACCTCCTCAAGCAATCAAGGCTCCAGCAATATTTCGATTGAATTTGAATTGGAAAAAAATCTAGAAGAGGCGGCCAATGATGTGAGAGATAAAGTATCACAAGCTCTCCGTAGTCTTCCTCAGGATATTGATGCTCCCCCGGTTGTTTCTAAGGCCGATGCAGATTCGGAACCTATAATCACCTTGACGATACAAAGTGAATTACGAGACAATTTGGCTTTGAGTGATTTTGCTGAAAATGTCGTTGGCGAGCGGCTACAGACCATTCCCGGTGTCAGTAGTGTACAAATATGGGGACAGCAACGGTATGCTATGCGTCTATGGTTTGACCCCACCAAATTATCCGCTTATGGCATCACCGTCGCCGACGTAAGGAGTGCCCTAACGGCTCAAAATGTAGAGTTACCCTCGGGAAAAATAGTCGGGAAGAATACTGAATTGACCGTCAAGACTGTTGGAAACCTCTCTACAGAGAAAGAGTTTGACAATATTATCATCAAATCGGACAACGAAAGAGTGGTCAAGTTCAGCGATATCGGATACGCCAAGCTTCAGGCCGAAAACCTAGAAACAAAGATGGTGAGTGCTGGCAAACAGTTGGTCGGTGTGGCCATCATTCCGCAACCAGGCACCAATTACATTGATATTGCCAATGATTTTTATAAGCTTCTCGATCAGTTAAAAGAAGATATGCCTGAGGACATCATCCTGAATGTCGCAGCCGATAATACGACCTTTATTAAACGATCTGTCGTTGAGGTCGCGGAGACTCTTTTAATATCAATCATCCTGGTCACGCTTATTATATATTTTTTCTTTCGGGATTGGGGCATAGCGCTACGTCCCTTATTGGATATTCCTGTCTCCTTGATTGCGACTTTCTTCATCATGTACCTTTGTGGATTTTCCATCAATGTATTGACCTTACTCGCAATTGTACTTGCCACTGGGCTGGTAGTAGATGACGGGATTGTGGTCACGGAGAATATCTTTAAAAAAGTGGAAGAAGGTATGTCCCCTATACAGGCGGCACTCAAAGGATCCAAGGAAATATTTTTTGCTGTCATATCCATATCCATTACGCTCGCAGCGGTGTTCTTGCCTGTCATCTTCCTGCAAGGTTTCGTAGGTCGATTATTTCGAGAGTTTGGGGTAGTCATTGCATCTGCCGTATTGGTCTCTGCATTTGTATCCCTAACATTGACCCCTATGTTGAATGCTTATCTCATCAAAGGAACAGGTCATGAAAAGTCAAAATTCTATATTTGGACTGAGCCTTTTTTCGAAAAAATGAATACTGGATACGCCCTAATGTTAGGCAAATTCATGAAAGCAAAATGGATAAGCTTTCCAATCCTAGCTATATGTTTTATCATCATTGGCATTATCTTCAGTTCGATTAAGAAAGAAACAGCCCCTTATGATGACCGCAGCAATGTCAACATGAGTATTACTGGTCCCGAGGGTGCTAGTTTTGAATACATGGACCGTTATATGCGAGAGTTGGATAAACTTGTTTACGATTCGGTCCCTGAAAACAAAATCAGTCTTGTCATGACCTCCCCCAGTTTTGGAAGCGGGTCGGTCAACAATGGACGGGTACGCATGACGTTGGTTGACCCTAGCGAAAGAACACGATCACAGGATCAAATTGCGAATGAACTTACCAAATGGACCAAGCAATATGACGGTATAAAAACAAGTGTGTCCCAACGTCCTACTATCTCTGTCAATAGGCGTGGTGGACTACCGATACAATATATCATCCAAGCTCAAAATTTTGATAAGCTCCGCGAAAAAGTGCCCGCCTTTATGGAGGAAATCAACAATGACCCTACTTTTTCGGTGACGGACATCAACCTCAAATTTAACAAACCTGAGCTACACGTATCCATAGACCGTGCTAAAGCACAGAGTATGGGCATCTCGGTATTGGATATCTCGCAGACGCTTCAAATGTCACTTAGTGGACAGCGATTTGGGTATTTCATGAAGGACGGGAAGCAGTATCAGGTAATTGGTCAGATAGAGGACGATCGCAGAGCTACTCCCTTTGATCTGACCTCTATATTTGTCAAAAATAATCAAGGAAATCTGGTTCAATTGGATAATCTGGTACAACTCCAAGAAGAGAGTAGTCCACCTCAGCTCTATCATAATAATCGGTATATGTCTGCGACAGTATCGGCAGGTCTTGCACCAGGTATGAGTATGAGTGATGGTATTGCAGCCATGGATAGAGCCAAGGATAAAGTTCTAGATGAGACCTTTACGACCGATTTGAGTGGCGAATCACGAGATTTTGTAGAGAGCAGTTCCAATACGATGTTTGCTTTTGGATTGGCACTATTGCTGATTTATCTGATATTGGCCGCTCAGTTCGAGAGTTTCTTAGATCCATTTATCATCATCTTAACAGTACCTATGGCCGTGGCAGGTGCTTTAATCAGCCTATGGCTATTTGGCCAAACTTGGAATATATTCAGCCAGATTGGAACGATCATGCTCATTGGCCTGGTCACTAAAAACGGAATCTTGATCGTGGAGTTTGCCAATCAACTTCGAGAAGAAGGAATGCCAAAATTCGAAGCCATCATGCATTCCGCTGAATCTAGGCTACGTCCTATCCTGATGACCAGTCTCGCCATTGCACTTGGAGCATTACCGATTGCGCTCTCTTTCGGAGCTGCTGCGACAAGCCGAATCGGTATGGGGGTAGTCATCGTGGGTGGCACTATCTTTTCATTGATACTGACGCTATTTGTTATTCCAGCAATCTACCTAATGTGGTCTCGCGCAAAAAAACACAGACCTGAATTTGACAACATTGAAGTATAA